In Deferribacter desulfuricans SSM1, the following are encoded in one genomic region:
- a CDS encoding patatin-like phospholipase family protein, whose protein sequence is MKIGLALGSGAARGLAHIGVLKAFQEAEIPVYAISGSSMGAFIGGLYAAGYDVFQMEKLIYELDWKIFTEFFDLKITKSGLVDGKKIDRFIYEFIGDVKIENLDLKFCCVATDLFTGKEIIFNSGSLIKAIRASISFPGVFIPAYLDGMFLVDGGLKNPVPVNRLPEDCDVKIAVHVGPFAEKDDFINKYYSNGENFVKDNNIFVNSINKLLKEILRINIDNGKVKYPNIFEILVQSIAIMQEATAEYVMDDVDCIKVKPDLDGYKLTDFTKAKEIISIGYEEGYRLVNQLISMEDVYESK, encoded by the coding sequence ATGAAAATTGGTTTGGCACTTGGTAGTGGAGCAGCGAGAGGGCTTGCTCATATCGGGGTTTTGAAAGCGTTTCAAGAAGCTGAAATCCCAGTTTATGCCATAAGTGGTTCGAGTATGGGGGCTTTTATAGGTGGGCTTTATGCTGCTGGTTATGATGTTTTTCAAATGGAAAAACTCATTTATGAGTTAGACTGGAAAATTTTTACGGAATTTTTTGATTTAAAAATTACTAAATCAGGGTTAGTTGATGGTAAAAAGATAGATAGATTTATCTATGAATTTATTGGTGATGTCAAAATTGAAAACCTTGATTTGAAATTTTGTTGTGTGGCAACAGATCTTTTCACAGGTAAAGAGATAATTTTTAACTCCGGTTCTTTAATAAAAGCTATTAGGGCAAGTATCTCTTTTCCAGGAGTATTTATTCCAGCATATTTGGATGGAATGTTTTTGGTAGATGGTGGGCTAAAAAATCCTGTTCCTGTAAATAGACTGCCTGAAGATTGCGATGTTAAAATTGCAGTACATGTTGGGCCCTTTGCGGAAAAGGATGATTTTATAAATAAATATTACTCAAATGGTGAAAATTTTGTAAAAGATAATAATATATTTGTTAATTCCATTAATAAATTGCTTAAAGAGATATTAAGAATTAATATTGATAATGGAAAGGTCAAATATCCAAATATCTTTGAAATATTGGTTCAAAGTATTGCTATAATGCAGGAAGCTACTGCTGAATATGTGATGGATGATGTGGATTGTATTAAAGTGAAACCTGATTTAGATGGTTATAAATTGACAGACTTTACTAAAGCTAAAGAGATTATTTCTATTGGATATGAAGAAGGCTATAGACTTGTTAACCAATTGATTAGTATGGAGGATGTTTATGAATCAAAATAA
- a CDS encoding MotA/TolQ/ExbB proton channel family protein, with product MFEIIQKGGVLMYPIIALSVISLAVFLERLFTLRKNNFVPSTFMEKLYIYLEKKDFEDAKNLCELQKNPMSEIAYEILNNLDLPVTRLMELAEETGRFQASKLERFLPTLQTIGNIAPLLGLLGTVLGMIKTFIVISEQGVGNAQALAGGISEALLTTAAGLSVAIPTVLFYHIVRHRSEKLTLEMEKATAKVINLIFKEG from the coding sequence ATGTTTGAAATTATACAAAAGGGTGGGGTACTTATGTACCCAATTATTGCGCTTTCTGTGATATCTTTGGCTGTTTTTTTGGAAAGATTGTTTACTTTGAGGAAAAATAATTTTGTTCCATCAACGTTTATGGAGAAACTATACATTTATTTAGAAAAAAAGGATTTTGAGGATGCAAAAAATTTATGTGAATTACAGAAAAATCCTATGAGTGAAATTGCGTATGAAATATTAAATAATTTAGATTTGCCAGTTACAAGACTCATGGAGCTTGCTGAAGAAACTGGGAGATTTCAAGCTTCCAAGTTGGAGAGATTCTTACCTACCTTGCAAACAATAGGTAATATTGCCCCACTATTAGGACTTTTAGGTACTGTCTTGGGTATGATAAAGACATTTATTGTAATTTCTGAGCAAGGTGTGGGTAATGCTCAGGCTTTAGCTGGTGGGATATCTGAGGCACTTCTTACTACTGCGGCTGGTTTATCTGTTGCAATTCCTACAGTTCTTTTTTACCACATTGTAAGACACAGATCTGAAAAACTCACATTGGAGATGGAAAAAGCCACAGCAAAGGTAATAAACTTAATTTTTAAAGAGGGTTAG
- a CDS encoding NADH-ubiquinone oxidoreductase-F iron-sulfur binding region domain-containing protein — protein sequence MPVVDRYKRNFAFIKDRFVYKNFLEEAKRYKFSSIDKKTIKLLARKFGIPYSETFSIVSFYSLLNVNGKNLLSCNAPCCKNDELFDNAIKTHCLGLCDNSPAVIKEGKQACFVQGIFKESESAKVLNKNIDDCFILNVRDKDEYITTLTKLLSADRDDLLERVKKSDLRGRGGANFPTYKKFEAIKNINSSKKYLVCNIDESEPFVFKDRALLEINPFVAVAGAILSAYIVGATDIIFYIRGEYIKQKKILSEITSYFLLEIDFFNSLNVEIVSGAGAYVCGEETGLIESFEGKRGNPRNKPPYPFESGIFGKPTLVNNIETLSYVFEVCEKKIVNLNKRLISVCGDVKEKGVVEIDLDVAINEIVKNICDRTIGNPGFAILGGASGFFVDKNNFSKKLRDFEKSFVGSIFIADESRDKLSILKYFVSFFADESCGQCIPCYKGYQKLEEILSINNLNDKVEDIKSIVESMSVSTRCGLGKAIKNGVYSFFESAK from the coding sequence ATGCCTGTAGTTGATAGGTATAAGAGAAACTTTGCTTTTATAAAAGATAGGTTTGTTTATAAAAATTTTTTAGAAGAGGCAAAAAGGTACAAATTTTCATCGATTGACAAAAAAACGATTAAATTGCTTGCCAGAAAATTTGGTATCCCTTATAGCGAAACTTTTTCCATTGTTTCTTTTTATTCACTATTAAATGTGAATGGCAAAAATTTACTTTCCTGCAATGCTCCATGTTGCAAAAATGATGAACTATTTGATAATGCAATTAAAACTCACTGTTTAGGCTTATGCGATAACTCTCCAGCGGTTATAAAAGAAGGGAAACAGGCATGTTTTGTTCAAGGTATTTTTAAAGAATCTGAGAGCGCTAAGGTATTAAATAAGAATATCGATGATTGTTTCATTTTAAATGTAAGAGATAAGGATGAATATATAACAACTCTTACAAAATTGTTATCAGCTGATAGGGATGATTTGCTTGAAAGAGTAAAAAAATCTGATTTAAGAGGGAGAGGTGGTGCAAATTTTCCAACGTATAAAAAGTTTGAAGCAATAAAAAATATAAATAGTAGCAAAAAATATCTTGTATGCAATATTGACGAATCCGAGCCTTTTGTCTTTAAAGATAGAGCTTTGTTAGAAATAAACCCTTTTGTGGCTGTAGCTGGAGCAATTTTAAGTGCCTATATAGTTGGTGCTACTGATATAATTTTTTATATTAGAGGTGAATATATAAAACAGAAAAAGATTTTAAGTGAAATAACCAGTTATTTTTTGTTAGAAATAGATTTTTTTAATAGTTTAAATGTGGAGATTGTATCAGGGGCAGGAGCTTATGTTTGTGGTGAGGAGACAGGGCTTATAGAATCTTTTGAGGGGAAAAGGGGGAATCCGAGAAATAAGCCGCCATATCCCTTTGAATCTGGTATTTTTGGTAAACCAACGTTAGTAAATAACATTGAAACCCTTTCCTATGTTTTTGAAGTATGTGAAAAAAAAATAGTAAACTTGAATAAAAGGCTTATATCTGTTTGCGGAGATGTGAAGGAAAAAGGGGTTGTTGAAATAGATTTAGATGTTGCTATAAATGAGATTGTCAAAAATATTTGTGATAGAACTATTGGAAATCCTGGTTTTGCGATATTAGGTGGGGCTTCAGGTTTTTTTGTAGATAAAAATAATTTCAGTAAAAAGTTAAGAGATTTTGAAAAAAGTTTTGTGGGTTCTATTTTTATAGCAGATGAATCAAGAGATAAATTATCCATTTTGAAATATTTTGTCTCATTTTTTGCTGATGAATCCTGTGGACAGTGTATCCCTTGTTATAAAGGTTATCAAAAATTAGAAGAAATTTTATCCATCAATAACTTAAACGATAAAGTGGAAGATATAAAATCTATTGTAGAATCAATGTCAGTAAGTACGCGCTGTGGCCTTGGCAAAGCTATTAAAAATGGTGTTTATTCCTTTTTTGAGAGTGCAAAATGA
- a CDS encoding class I SAM-dependent methyltransferase: protein MDELRELIIEKVKNKKMTFAEFMNLALYHPQYGYYQKENPFGMQGSFYTSVDASESFGRSLARGFLKAINELDLEPVLCEMGAGSGMLANDILNFYKDEEPQFYEKIEYIIIEKSEYLIDKQKELLKAHEGKISWHSFKELRDFDGVFFSNELVDAFPVHRIINISGELKELYVIYHDDKLQFYPDDFSTEELKEYINRLNIKLVDKQIADINLDAVKWIRDLGKKINKGLVVTIDYGFEAKQLYAPFRMDGTVTCYFKHTQNNDFFERVGYQDITAFVDFSALMEYGKESGLDVVNFEPQWLFLLQSGILDEIKYAESDLHKARIRSLIIPEGGFGTNFNVLIQSKGVKIPENFFYKKRSTELFNELSKIYSEI, encoded by the coding sequence ATGGACGAATTGAGAGAGTTGATAATTGAAAAAGTTAAAAATAAAAAAATGACGTTTGCTGAGTTTATGAATCTGGCTCTTTATCATCCTCAATATGGGTATTATCAAAAAGAGAACCCATTTGGGATGCAGGGTAGTTTTTACACTTCTGTTGATGCTTCAGAGTCTTTTGGTAGGTCTCTGGCAAGAGGCTTTTTAAAAGCGATAAATGAGTTGGATCTTGAGCCGGTACTTTGTGAAATGGGTGCTGGTAGTGGGATGCTGGCAAATGATATCCTTAATTTTTATAAGGATGAGGAGCCTCAATTTTATGAAAAAATAGAATATATTATTATCGAAAAGAGTGAATATTTAATAGATAAGCAAAAGGAGTTGCTTAAAGCTCATGAAGGAAAGATTTCTTGGCATTCATTTAAAGAATTAAGGGATTTTGATGGTGTATTTTTTTCAAACGAATTAGTTGATGCTTTCCCTGTACATAGAATCATTAATATATCGGGAGAATTAAAAGAGCTTTATGTGATTTATCATGATGATAAATTGCAGTTTTATCCTGATGATTTTTCCACCGAAGAGTTAAAGGAATATATCAATAGATTAAATATAAAACTGGTGGATAAACAAATCGCTGATATAAACCTTGATGCAGTGAAATGGATTAGAGATTTGGGTAAAAAGATAAATAAAGGGCTGGTTGTTACAATTGATTATGGTTTTGAGGCCAAACAATTGTATGCTCCATTTAGGATGGATGGTACTGTTACCTGTTATTTCAAACATACTCAAAATAACGATTTTTTTGAAAGGGTTGGTTATCAAGATATAACTGCATTTGTGGATTTTTCTGCTCTTATGGAGTATGGGAAAGAGAGCGGATTGGATGTTGTAAATTTTGAGCCACAGTGGCTTTTTCTCTTACAAAGTGGAATCTTGGATGAGATAAAATATGCAGAATCAGATTTGCATAAGGCAAGGATAAGGTCTCTGATTATACCAGAGGGTGGTTTTGGTACAAACTTTAATGTTTTGATTCAGAGTAAAGGGGTAAAAATCCCTGAAAATTTCTTTTACAAAAAACGTTCTACAGAACTGTTTAACGAATTGAGCAAAATATACTCAGAGATATAA
- a CDS encoding GspE/PulE family protein: protein MKLKNIRIGDLLVSKGYLTEAQLKVALEEQKKTGKKIGEVLIDLGYITEDFLLDILSEQLGIERVTLDELDLNPSFKNIIPENVARKYKVIPVKVEGSTLYIAMSDPNNIIAIDEITRLTKKDVIPMLISNDEFLAAFNKIYGGEDHLYNIAKTVEKEISVLSAEDDSVYESLAESSSAIDLVNSIIAKAINEKASDIHIEPDEDILRVRFRIDGILHEILTLNKILAPAIISRIKIMSNMNIAEKRVPQDGRFKIKINFQEIDFRVSTLPTNFGEKAVLRVLDRSKALLELHHIGMDNHSLEIYDSIISKPYGIILISGPTGSGKTTTLYATLNKLNSLEKNIVTIEDPIEYNFKIINQVQVDETAGVTFASALRSILRQDPDIIMVGEIRDKETAQISIQASLTGHLVLATIHTNDAVSSVVRLVDMGIEPYLVSSSLIGVVAQRLVRKVCLNCAVEYTPDESILKRLDIKYQNAKFVRGEGCPDCHYTGYKGRIGIYEVLKIDTEMREMISKNATTETIRKYALSKGFQTLYDSGMKLASVGITTLEEVLRVTTIEND from the coding sequence ATGAAATTGAAAAACATCAGAATTGGTGATTTACTTGTTTCAAAAGGGTATCTAACAGAAGCTCAACTTAAAGTTGCCCTTGAAGAGCAGAAAAAAACAGGGAAAAAAATAGGCGAAGTCTTAATAGACCTGGGATATATTACAGAAGATTTTCTCCTCGATATTTTATCAGAACAGCTTGGAATAGAACGTGTTACGTTAGATGAACTAGATTTAAACCCAAGCTTTAAAAATATAATACCAGAAAATGTTGCAAGAAAATACAAAGTTATCCCTGTAAAAGTAGAAGGGAGCACTCTTTATATTGCAATGAGCGACCCAAACAATATCATTGCCATTGATGAAATAACAAGGCTCACAAAAAAAGATGTAATACCAATGCTTATTTCAAATGATGAATTTTTGGCTGCATTTAATAAAATATACGGTGGTGAAGACCATCTTTACAACATTGCAAAAACGGTTGAAAAAGAGATCTCTGTGCTGTCAGCAGAAGATGACAGTGTTTATGAATCGTTAGCAGAAAGTTCATCAGCAATAGATCTTGTAAACAGTATTATAGCCAAGGCAATAAATGAAAAAGCATCAGATATACATATAGAGCCAGATGAAGATATATTGAGAGTAAGATTCAGAATAGATGGTATTTTACACGAAATTTTAACGTTAAACAAAATCTTAGCTCCAGCAATAATTTCAAGAATTAAGATTATGTCAAATATGAACATTGCAGAAAAAAGAGTTCCTCAAGATGGCAGATTTAAAATTAAGATAAACTTTCAAGAAATAGATTTTAGGGTATCCACTTTACCAACAAACTTTGGTGAAAAAGCAGTATTAAGAGTACTCGATAGGAGCAAAGCATTGTTAGAACTTCACCATATTGGTATGGATAATCATTCATTAGAAATCTATGATTCAATAATCTCAAAACCTTATGGAATCATATTGATTTCAGGGCCAACTGGTAGTGGTAAAACTACAACTTTGTATGCCACATTAAATAAACTTAATAGTTTAGAGAAGAATATTGTTACCATAGAAGATCCTATTGAATATAATTTTAAAATTATTAATCAAGTTCAGGTGGATGAAACAGCTGGTGTCACATTCGCTTCAGCTTTGAGATCCATTTTAAGACAAGACCCAGATATTATTATGGTCGGGGAAATAAGGGATAAAGAAACTGCCCAAATTTCTATTCAAGCCTCTCTAACAGGTCATTTGGTTCTTGCAACTATACACACGAACGATGCTGTAAGTAGTGTTGTAAGACTCGTAGATATGGGTATAGAACCATATTTAGTATCTTCCTCTTTAATAGGGGTAGTAGCTCAACGACTTGTTAGAAAAGTATGTTTAAACTGTGCTGTAGAATACACTCCTGATGAATCAATATTAAAACGGCTTGATATTAAATATCAAAATGCAAAGTTTGTTAGAGGCGAAGGCTGTCCTGATTGTCACTACACAGGTTACAAAGGGCGAATAGGTATTTATGAAGTTTTAAAAATCGATACAGAAATGAGAGAAATGATAAGTAAAAATGCTACAACGGAAACCATTAGAAAGTATGCTTTAAGCAAAGGATTTCAAACTCTTTATGACTCTGGTATGAAACTAGCTTCTGTTGGAATAACTACTCTTGAAGAAGTCTTGAGAGTAACGACTATAGAAAACGACTAA
- a CDS encoding biotin transporter BioY: MNQNKIVYSALVAAFLAVSTFIRIPLEPVPLTLQPFVVLLMPMIFGIKPAFMGGLVYLILGLIGLPIFAHGGGIGYVLQPTFGYLVGFVLASIPIGYFAKYKKIFFYLLGGLLGLVVIYGLGVTYLYFNLNYIQHKAIAFRKILYIGFLTPLLFDIVKLIVASIIANKIKDRF, from the coding sequence ATGAATCAAAATAAAATTGTTTATTCTGCGCTAGTTGCTGCTTTTTTGGCTGTTAGTACTTTTATCAGAATACCGTTAGAGCCTGTGCCCCTCACATTGCAACCTTTTGTAGTTTTATTAATGCCAATGATATTTGGTATAAAACCAGCTTTTATGGGAGGATTAGTTTATTTGATACTTGGTTTGATAGGATTGCCTATTTTTGCTCATGGTGGTGGAATAGGATATGTTTTACAGCCTACTTTTGGCTATCTTGTTGGTTTTGTGTTGGCTTCAATCCCTATTGGATATTTTGCAAAATATAAGAAGATATTTTTCTATCTTTTAGGTGGTTTGTTAGGTTTGGTTGTAATTTATGGTTTGGGTGTGACATATTTGTATTTTAATTTGAATTATATACAGCATAAAGCCATAGCTTTCAGAAAAATATTATATATCGGTTTTTTAACACCTTTACTTTTTGATATTGTAAAGTTGATAGTAGCTTCAATAATTGCAAATAAAATAAAAGATAGATTTTGA
- the fdhF gene encoding formate dehydrogenase subunit alpha, whose amino-acid sequence MIKITINGADYSFKEKMTIIDACESVGIYIPKLCYDKRLKPIGRCKLCIVKVNDKIVTACETKIEDGMDIITNDEELRSFRKINFDLLVDNIYVERVNDISELSKLFKYFGYKSISSRCFSENRIVSNPFFSFDNNLCVQCGRCVSACKELQCRFVWNFAYKGKNQKLTIGADESFEEALCEFCGTCVDFCPTGAIKNNILLDEYNKKSVETVCSYCGVGCKINLSVDGENVLVTPKQTDDKYNSLCVKGRYGHSYIFSEDRLKSPLVRKYLLDDGKKDLKSEFIEVDWDTALDIVSKKLVEIKRTFGGDSIGFFSSAKCTNEENYLLQKLARQIIGTNNVDHCARLCHSSTVVGLIQSVGSGAMTNTMDDIVENASTVFIIGSNVTEQHPVFGVKIRRAVMNRKINLIVADPRYIDIVDFSDIYLPIKPGSDVALMNALCKIIIENGWEDKDYINERCENYEEFKKYILSINLDECVKVTGIDYEILYKVAKKVALEKPTALIWAMGITQHNHGVDNVFALSNLQLLTGNIGVSGGGLNPLRGQNNVQGACDMGCLPDVFNGYQRVMDEEIVKKFENFWKMDGDFKLSRVVGKTVTEMVDSLNDKSIRALYIMGENPVMTEPDVNRVVESLKNADFLVVQDIFPTETSKFADVILPASSFAEKEGTFTNTERKINLIKPVIKPLYNSKPDLFILSELANRLIKMLSLKPMGVYAKWDYESAKDVLDEINATTPIYGYAKYERLLNGEDLYWPVYKETGNETSILHQKKFSRGKGKLHIVLNKPPKERPNEEFPFVLNTGRELYHWHGGELTRRVKELLKVCSEPIVMLNTNDAKSFGIKDGELIKVISRRGKIIGRAFVTERLKSGEIFGNFHFPDGNVNKLTIKALDSVAKIPEYKVCAVKIERVG is encoded by the coding sequence ATGATTAAGATAACAATTAATGGTGCTGATTATAGTTTTAAAGAGAAAATGACGATAATAGACGCATGCGAGAGTGTGGGGATATATATCCCAAAGCTTTGCTATGATAAAAGATTAAAACCGATTGGTAGATGTAAGCTTTGTATTGTGAAAGTTAATGACAAAATTGTAACTGCCTGTGAAACCAAAATAGAAGATGGGATGGACATCATTACAAATGATGAAGAACTTAGAAGTTTCAGAAAAATAAATTTTGATTTACTTGTTGATAATATTTATGTTGAAAGAGTAAATGATATTTCTGAACTTAGTAAGTTATTTAAGTATTTTGGTTATAAATCAATTTCCAGCAGATGTTTCAGTGAAAATAGAATAGTTAGCAACCCTTTTTTTAGCTTTGATAATAATTTATGTGTGCAGTGCGGAAGGTGTGTTTCTGCATGCAAAGAATTGCAATGTAGATTTGTCTGGAACTTTGCTTACAAGGGTAAAAATCAAAAATTAACCATTGGAGCTGATGAATCTTTTGAAGAAGCTCTATGTGAATTTTGTGGGACTTGTGTAGATTTTTGCCCAACAGGGGCTATAAAAAATAACATTTTGCTTGATGAATATAACAAAAAATCTGTTGAAACTGTTTGTTCATATTGTGGAGTTGGCTGCAAAATCAACCTTTCTGTTGATGGTGAAAATGTTTTGGTGACACCAAAACAAACAGATGATAAATACAATTCTTTATGTGTAAAAGGGAGATACGGGCATTCATATATTTTTAGTGAGGATCGTTTGAAATCTCCACTTGTTAGAAAATATTTGCTTGATGATGGAAAGAAAGATTTAAAAAGTGAATTTATCGAAGTTGATTGGGACACAGCACTTGATATTGTTTCAAAAAAATTGGTTGAAATAAAAAGGACTTTTGGTGGAGATAGTATAGGTTTTTTCTCATCAGCAAAATGCACAAATGAAGAGAACTATCTTTTGCAAAAACTGGCCAGGCAAATAATTGGGACGAATAATGTGGATCACTGTGCAAGACTTTGTCACTCTTCTACTGTTGTTGGTCTTATCCAGAGCGTTGGCTCAGGTGCTATGACCAACACAATGGATGATATTGTGGAAAATGCCTCCACTGTTTTTATTATTGGTTCCAATGTTACAGAGCAACACCCTGTTTTTGGTGTAAAAATTAGAAGAGCCGTAATGAATAGAAAAATTAATCTTATTGTAGCAGATCCTCGATATATTGATATTGTAGATTTTTCAGATATTTATTTACCAATAAAACCTGGGTCTGATGTGGCTTTAATGAATGCATTGTGTAAAATTATCATTGAAAATGGTTGGGAAGATAAAGATTATATTAATGAAAGATGCGAAAATTATGAAGAATTTAAAAAGTATATATTAAGTATTAATTTAGATGAATGTGTCAAAGTTACTGGTATTGATTATGAAATCTTATATAAAGTAGCCAAAAAAGTTGCACTTGAAAAGCCTACTGCTTTAATCTGGGCGATGGGGATTACACAACATAACCATGGCGTTGATAATGTCTTTGCTTTATCAAATTTACAACTGCTTACTGGCAATATTGGGGTTTCTGGTGGTGGTCTTAATCCTTTGAGAGGGCAAAATAATGTTCAGGGTGCCTGTGATATGGGTTGTTTGCCTGATGTTTTTAATGGGTATCAAAGGGTAATGGATGAAGAGATTGTGAAGAAATTTGAAAATTTCTGGAAAATGGATGGTGATTTTAAGCTGAGTAGAGTTGTTGGAAAAACTGTTACTGAGATGGTGGATAGTTTAAACGATAAATCGATTAGAGCCCTTTACATCATGGGTGAAAATCCTGTTATGACTGAGCCAGATGTTAATAGGGTTGTTGAAAGTTTAAAAAATGCTGATTTTTTGGTGGTGCAGGATATATTCCCTACAGAAACATCAAAGTTTGCAGATGTTATTTTGCCGGCTTCATCGTTTGCTGAAAAAGAGGGTACTTTTACAAATACTGAGAGAAAAATTAATCTCATAAAACCTGTTATCAAGCCACTTTATAATTCTAAACCTGATTTATTTATTTTGTCTGAGCTCGCAAACCGTTTGATTAAAATGCTTAGTTTAAAACCTATGGGAGTTTATGCAAAATGGGATTATGAAAGTGCAAAAGATGTACTTGATGAAATAAATGCAACAACCCCTATTTATGGCTATGCAAAATATGAAAGATTACTAAATGGTGAAGATTTATATTGGCCAGTTTATAAGGAAACTGGAAATGAGACATCGATTTTACACCAAAAAAAGTTTTCGAGAGGGAAGGGGAAACTTCATATAGTTTTAAATAAACCGCCTAAGGAAAGACCTAATGAAGAATTTCCATTTGTTTTAAATACAGGTAGAGAGCTTTATCACTGGCATGGTGGTGAGTTGACAAGAAGAGTAAAAGAGTTGCTAAAAGTCTGCTCAGAACCGATTGTGATGCTGAATACCAATGATGCTAAAAGTTTTGGTATTAAGGATGGTGAGCTGATAAAAGTCATATCAAGAAGAGGGAAAATAATTGGTAGAGCCTTTGTAACTGAAAGGCTGAAAAGTGGTGAAATTTTTGGTAATTTTCATTTTCCTGATGGAAATGTTAATAAATTGACAATAAAAGCTTTGGATAGTGTAGCAAAAATACCTGAATATAAAGTGTGTGCTGTAAAGATTGAGAGAGTAGGGTGA
- a CDS encoding secretin N-terminal domain-containing protein yields the protein MWTKIKQILLILSISSLLFAADLSKSISVNFKDADIKDVMITLSKLSKINIVLPKNINGKLTLYLENVALKDVIDNIAKQFNLSYDIKNNIIYFYNSGTKNDTAPVVDYFYAPKNIKLADLVKILENFKSDKGKIVVDDYSGTLIITDTKENIEKMKYYISKIDVPIKQVMIEAKIVEVSKTGSRELGLQWSANTNINSTNKYFPNTISIGGDTSGYMVNLPITNPGGTLSLLLGNYSGSFILDAKLQALEQQGLAKIVSQPKIVTMNNKEAKIESGFEFHYKVIDDDDTDVESDEAKLSLTVTPQVTPDNNILLKIVVDKSELDFSKTVDGYPLKFTRKAETYVKLKDGETTVIGGLVQEKQSNSTSAVPGLSKIPLIGWLFKSKTNSHDLNDLVIFITPKIIKE from the coding sequence ATGTGGACAAAAATTAAACAAATATTACTGATCTTATCAATATCATCGTTACTTTTTGCAGCAGATTTAAGTAAAAGTATTTCTGTAAATTTTAAAGATGCTGATATTAAAGATGTAATGATAACATTATCAAAGCTGTCTAAAATCAATATTGTTTTACCAAAAAATATTAACGGGAAATTGACTCTCTATTTAGAAAATGTAGCACTTAAAGATGTAATAGATAATATAGCAAAACAGTTTAATTTAAGCTATGACATAAAAAACAATATTATATATTTTTATAATTCTGGGACTAAAAATGATACAGCACCTGTAGTAGATTATTTTTACGCTCCAAAAAACATCAAGTTAGCCGATTTAGTAAAAATTTTAGAAAACTTCAAAAGTGATAAAGGGAAAATTGTAGTTGATGACTACAGTGGGACATTAATTATCACAGACACAAAAGAAAATATCGAAAAAATGAAGTATTACATTTCGAAAATTGATGTCCCTATAAAACAGGTTATGATAGAAGCAAAAATTGTTGAGGTTTCAAAAACTGGGAGCAGAGAACTTGGCCTTCAATGGTCAGCAAATACAAATATAAACTCAACAAATAAATATTTTCCAAACACCATATCTATTGGGGGAGATACATCAGGATACATGGTAAACCTACCTATAACTAATCCAGGAGGCACCTTATCCTTATTACTCGGGAACTATTCAGGCTCTTTTATCTTAGATGCAAAACTTCAAGCATTGGAGCAACAGGGGTTAGCTAAAATTGTTTCACAACCTAAAATTGTAACAATGAACAATAAAGAAGCTAAAATAGAAAGTGGCTTTGAGTTTCATTATAAAGTAATAGATGATGATGACACCGATGTAGAATCAGATGAAGCAAAATTATCTTTGACAGTTACCCCACAGGTAACCCCAGATAATAATATACTTTTAAAAATAGTTGTTGATAAAAGTGAGCTTGATTTCTCAAAAACTGTAGATGGATATCCTTTAAAATTTACAAGAAAAGCTGAAACTTATGTAAAACTCAAAGATGGAGAAACCACTGTAATTGGTGGATTAGTGCAAGAAAAACAATCAAATAGTACTTCAGCAGTGCCAGGTTTGAGTAAAATACCTTTGATTGGCTGGTTATTCAAAAGTAAAACAAACAGTCATGATTTAAACGACCTTGTGATTTTTATTACACCAAAAATCATAAAGGAATAA
- a CDS encoding ExbD/TolR family protein codes for MRFSKKEKGTGLDINLTPLIDVVFLLLIFFMVSTTFIYTNALKVDLPKAKGDEQAVNKSIVIVVDNKNKIFINKKEIPKFALYKTLTKMKKTNENLPVILQADKNAKHGTVVYVMDQCKRAGFDRFTIAVEEE; via the coding sequence ATGAGATTTTCTAAAAAAGAGAAGGGTACTGGTTTAGATATTAATTTAACTCCTCTTATCGACGTAGTGTTTTTACTATTGATATTTTTTATGGTTTCAACAACTTTTATCTATACCAATGCGTTAAAAGTAGATCTGCCAAAAGCTAAAGGTGATGAGCAAGCTGTAAACAAAAGTATTGTAATTGTTGTTGATAATAAAAATAAAATATTTATAAATAAGAAAGAGATACCAAAATTTGCTTTATATAAAACCTTAACGAAGATGAAAAAAACTAATGAAAATTTACCAGTAATATTGCAGGCCGATAAAAATGCAAAACACGGGACTGTGGTTTATGTGATGGATCAGTGTAAAAGGGCGGGTTTTGATAGGTTTACTATTGCAGTAGAAGAGGAATGA